Within the Nevskiales bacterium genome, the region GCCCCGGAATCAGCTTCTCAAGCAACTCCTCGGGCAACTCAATCGCCGGCCCTGCCGCCGGCAGCGTCTTCTTCTTGCGTGGCATACATGCTCCTTGGTGTCGTCATGTTATGCCCCACACACAAAATTCCTGATACCCTCAGGTCCTTGACTGCCGGATGCCGGCTGGCTGACCGAAGCTCTTCATGACAGCTATACTTTTCGCAGTTTCAGGCTACCCGTGAAAGCATGCCGATCTACGAATACCTCTGCCGCGCCTGCGGCCGCGAAACCGAGCGGCTGCAGAAGCTGAGCGACAACCCCCTCACCGATTGCCCCGACTGCGGCCAGCCGTCGCTGGTGCGCAAGATCTCGGCGCCGTCCTTCCGCCTCAAGGGCGGGGGCTGGTACGAGACCGACTTCAAGAGCGACAAGGAAAAGAAGCGCAATCTCGCCGGCGATGCGGCCAAGCCGTCCGAAACCAAGCCCGACGGCGCTGCCGCCAAATCCGAGGCCAAGCCGGCGCCCGCTGCGGCGCAGCCAGCGACAGCGGGCAAGACGGAATCGGCATGAGCCGCCACAAGCACTACATCCGCCGCTGGCTGTTTGCCGGGCTCATGGTGCTGGTGCCGCTCGGCATCACCCTGTTCGTCGTGGATTTCCTGGTCGGGCTGGTGGACAAGAGCCTGCTGCTGGTCCCACCCGCGCTGCGCCCGGAGGCGCTGCTGGGTTTCTCGGTGCCCGGCATCGGTATCGTGCTGATCCTGCTGCTGGTGCTGGCGGTCGGTTTCCTGGCCGACAACTTCATCGGCGCGCGCGTGGTGCGCTGGGCCGAGTCCATGCTGGGGCGGGTGCCGCTGGTGCGTTCGGTCTATTCCGGCTCCAAGCAGCTGGCCGACATGGTGCTGGGCGAGGGCGGCACCTCGTTCCGCCAGGTCATCCTGGTCGAGTATCCGCGCAAGGGCCTGTGGACCATCGCCTTCATCACCGGCGGGCCGCTGTGGGAGGCGCGCGAGAAAACCGGCCGCGAGCTGGCGACCGTGTTCGTGCCGACCACGCCCAACCCCACCTCCGGTTTCATCATCCTGGTGCCGCGCGAGGACATCCTCACCCTCGACATGTCGGTCGAGGAGGCCATGCGCATGATCATTTCGCTGGGCGTGGCGACGCCCGACGCCACCCCCGTGCCGGCCGGCCAGCGCACCGCCGCCAAGAGCAAGGCCTGACGGGCGCTTGCTCGGCATCGGCCGCAACCTGCTAAAATCGCGGCCTTTTCCGGTCCGGACTCCCCATGCGCAGCCATTCCTGCGGTGACCTCACCGAAGCCCTCGTCGGCCAGTGCGTGACGCTGGCCGGCTGGGTCAACCGCCGCCGTGACCACGGCGGCGTGATCTTCATCGACCTGCGCGACCGCAGCGGGCTGGTGCAGCTGGTGTTCGATCCGGACCGGCCCGAGGTGTTCGCGCTGGCCGAGCGCCTGCGCAACGAATACGTGGTGCGCGTGGCCGGCAGCGTGCGGCTGCGGCCCGAGGGCACGCGCAATCCCCGGCTGCCCACCGGCATGGTGGAGGTGCTGGGCACGGAACTGGAAATCCTGAACCGCGCCGAGCCGCCGCCGTTCCAGCTCGACGACGACAGCGTCAGCGAGGAAACGCGCCTGCGCTACCGTTACATCGACCTGCGCCGCCCGCAGATGCAGCGCCAGCTGCTGCTGCGCGCGCGCATCGTCCGCAGCCTGCGTACCTACCTCGACGAGGCAGGCTTCGTCGAAACGGAAACGCCGATCCTGACCCGGGCCACGCCCGAGGGTGCGCGCGACTACCTGGTGCCCAGCCGCACGCATCCGGGGCATTTCTTCGCGCTGCCGCAGTCGCCGCAACTGTTCAAGCAGCTGCTGATGATGGCGGGGCTGGAGCGCTACTACCAGATCGCGCGCTGCTTCCGCGACGAGGACTTGCGCGCCGACCGCCAGCCCGAGTTCACCCAGCTCGACATCGAGACCTCGTTCCTGGACGAGCAGCAAATCATGGCGCTGGTGGAGGACATGATCCGCCGCCTGTTTGCCGAGGTGCTGGCGGTGGCGCTGCCCGACCCGTTCCCGCGCATGACCTATGCCGAGGCTATGGCGCGCTATGGTTCGGACAAGCCCGACCTGCGCATCCCCCTGGAGCTGGTCGAGGTCGGTGACCTGGTCCGGGATTCCGAGTTCAAGGTCTTCGCCGGCCCCGCCGCCGACCCGCAGGGCCGGGTGGCGGTGTTGCGCGTGCCGGGCGGCGGCGATCTCAGCCGCTCGGTCATCGACGACTACACCGACTTCGTCAAGCAGTTCGGCGCCAAGGGTTTGGCCTACGTCAAAGTCGTGTCCGTGGCGCAGGGCCGTGACGGCCTGCAGTCGCCGATCCTGAAGTTCCTCAGCGACGCGGCAGTCACGGGCATCCTCGCGCGCAGCGGCGCGGCCGACGGCGACCTCTTGTTCTTCGGCGCCGACAAGGCACGCATCGTCAACGAGGCGCTGGGCGCGCTGCGCCTGCGCGTGGGCCGTGATCGCGGCCTGGTGGATACCGGCTGGAAGCCGCTGTGGGTGGTGGACTTCCCGATGTTCGAGTGGGACGACAAAGAACGCCGCTGGCAGGCCCTGCACCACCCCTTCACCGCGCCACGCGTGGACTCGGTCGAGGCGCTGGTGGCCAACCCCGGCGAGGCGGTGTCGCGCGCCTATGACATGGTGCTCAACGGCACCGAGCTGGGCGGCGGCTCGGTGCGTATCCACCGCAACGAGCTGCAGCAGGCGGTGTTCGACATCCTTGGCATCACGCGCGAGGAGGCGCAGCAGAAGTTCGGTTTCCTGCTGGAGGCACTTCGGTACGGCACGCCGCCGCACGGCGGCCTGGCCTTCGGCATAGACCGGCTTGTGATGCTGATGACTGGCGCGAACTCGATCCGCGAGGTCATCGCCTTCCCCAAGACGCAAAGCGCGCACTGCCCGCTGACCGACGCGCCGGGAACCGTCACGCCGGCCCAGCTGCGTGAGCTTGGCCTGCGGCTCAAGCCCGAGCCAGGCCGGGCCTGAGGGTGGTGATCGTGGGGGAGGGTGCGCGACGCGCAGCCGTCCTGCGCAGAGCGCATGACGTGGTATGCTCGGTGCTGATTTACCGGCTTTCCGTTCAGCTTCCGAGTGTTCCATGAGCATCCGCCGTTTTGCGATTGACCGCATCCGTGCCGCGGCCGGCCTGGCCGCCGCCGTCTTGCTGGCGGCCTGTGGCAGCAGCGGCGTCGGCGAGGGCAATACGCTGGCCAGCCTGCGCATCGTCGATGCCAGCGGTAATCAGCCCGCTGGCGTACTGGAAATTCCAAGGTGCGTGCCGACTCAGCTGCGTGTGTTCGGGACCTTCGACGATGGCGGTGTGGAGGACATCAGTCAACGTGTGGGGCTGAGCTGGTCCTCCTCCAACGCGGCCGGCATTCCGATCAGCAACGGCGGGGCCGGCAGCGACTTCGCCAAGGGCGTGGTCACGCCGTCCGGCGCCGTGGGTGGCACGGCCATCATCCGCGCGGAATTCGGTTCATTGAGCGCTACCCAGGAGGTCCGCATCCAAGCCGCACGGCTGGAGATCACGAGCGCGCAGTCGCAGACCGCGATCGGCGACCTGCGCCTGCCGTTGTTCCTGACCGGCATCTTCGGCGCGCCCGGCGCGCAGACCCGCGTGGACATCTCCGACCGGGTCGAGTGGCAGAGCAGCGACACCAGCATCGCCACGGTCGAGGCGCAGAGCCTGGATTCGCGCACGCTGCGCTTCTTCATCGTGCCCAAGAAGACCGCGACCAGCGGTACGGTCGACACGGTCACCATTACCGCCGATACCGGTATCGCCGCCTGCGGCGCCGACGGCCGGCCCAGCTTCGCGTTCAAGGTGCATAACAAGGCGCTGACGGCCCTCACGGTGTCGCCGGCCGGCCCGCTGACGCTGCCGCCGCAGGTCAGCCTGCCGCTGACGGTGCAGGCCCGCTACGGGGATTTCCTGCAGGACGTCACCGGTCTGGTACGGTACAGCGCCGTGGACCCCGCCAACCCGAGCCAGGCGTCACTGCGGGCACGCTTTACGGGCAACCGCGTGCTGGCACTATCGCAGGGCAGCGCCACCCTGAAGACCGTGCTGGACCAGTTCGGCGCCGAGGGCGACGGCACCAATGACGTCGCCGGCAATGACGTGACCCTGAATGTCAACACTGCAACGCTTCGTACCGACTTGAGTCCGCCTGTGGCTTTGCAGATCAGCCCACAGAATCCCAGCATGATTTCAGGCACGACGTTGGCATTTAATGCCACGGGACAGTTTACCGATGGCAATAGCTATGACCTGAGCCAAGACGTGTTCTGGTCGTCCTCCGATACCGATGTCGCCGTGTTCGGCAGCCTGCTGCGCAATCTCATCACCGCCCTCGAGAGCAGCTCGACCCCGGTCGTGGTGACGGCTCTGCGCGGCGGTTTCTGCGACACCGACACCGCTACCACCCTGCCGGCCTGTCCCACGACCAACCTGACCACCAACGCCAGCCTGGCCAGCCTGGCCATCACCGACGGCGAAGGCAACGCCTGTTCGCCCTGCACCGTGCCGCTGGGCGGCGCAGCGCAGCTGCAGGCGATCGGCAGCTTGAGCGGCGGCGGTACCCAGGACCTGACCAGCGCCGTGATCTGGGAATCCGATGCCAGCGCCACGGCCATCGTCAGCAATGCCAGCGGCCTGACCGGCCGCGCCCTCGGGCTGGCGGCCGGCAATGCGACGGTGCGCGCGCGCTTCGGCAGCGTGACCTCACCCGACGCCACGCTCAGCGTCATCCAGGATGCGGACGGCGACGGCGTCGCGGACGCGCAGGACCTGTGCCCGAACACGCCGCCGGGGGCCTCGGTCAACGACGACGGCTGCGAGGATACGGACGGCGACGGCGTGATCGACGCCAGCGACAACTGCCCCAATGTCGCCAACGCCGACCAGGCCAATACCGACGGTGCCGCCGACGGCGGCGACGCCTGCGACGCGGACGACGACAACGACGGCGACGCCGACAGCGCGGACAACTGCCCGCTGGTGGCCAACGCCGACCAGCTGAACACCGACGGCGATGCCCAGGGCGACGCCTGCGACACGGACGACGACAACGACGGCGTCGCCGACGGCTCGGACCAGTGCCCGGTGCAGGCGGCCGGCTCGAATCCCTCCAACTCGCGCCCCGGTTGCCCCTGCAACAACCCGAACCCGCTGCCCATCGGCCCCGCCTGCCTCGAGTGAGCGGGGCCGGTGCCGGGCGTATAATGCCGGTGTAGGCAAGACACTTCGTTTCGGGCCATGGCCGCCACCGCACTCGCCATCCAGCACTTCGCCGACCTCGACGACGACAGCTGCGAGGCGCGCATCCTTGCCGCCAAGCAGGCGCTGGGCAAGCGCGTGGTCATCCTCGGCCACCACTACCAGCGCGACGAGGTGTTCCGGCACGCCGACTACACCGGCGATTCGCTCAAGCTGTCGCAGCATGCCGCCCAATCCGACGCCGAGTACATCGTGTTCTGCGGCGTGCACTTCATGGCCGAGGTGGCCGATATCCTCTCGCGCCCGGAGCAGGTCTCGATCCTGCCCGACCTGGCCGCCGGCTGCTCCATGGCCGACATGGCCAACCTGGCCAAGGTCAACCGCTGCTGGAAGGAACTGGCCGAGGTGCTGGACCCGGACGAAACCGTCACGCCGGTCACCTACATCAACTCGGCCGCCGACCTGAAAGCCTTCTGCGGCCGGCACGGCGGCATCGTCTGCACCTCGAGCAACGCAAGACCCATCCTGGAGTGGGCCTTCTCGCGCCGCGAGAAAGTGCTGTTCTTCCCCGACCAGCACCTGGGCCGCAACACCGGCTACCGCATGGGCATCCCGCTGGACGAAATGCTGCTGTGGGATTTCGAGAAGCCGCGCGGCGGGCTGACGGAGGAACAGATCCGCAAGGCCAAGATCATCCTGTGGAAGGGGCACTGCTCGGTGCACCAGATGTTCCAGCCGGCGCATATCGACAACTTCCGCAAGCAGCACCCCGACGGCAAGGTGATCTCGCACCCCGAGAACGCCTTCGAGGTCTGCGAGAAGTCGGACTATGTCGGCTCGACCGAGTACATCCTCAACACCGTGCGCGCGTCGAAACCGGGCACGCACTGGCTGGTGGGCACCGAGCTGAACCTGGTCAATCGCCTGCATCACGAGATGCGACCCAAAGGGGTGATGGTCCAGTTCATGTCGCCGGTGGTGTGCATGTGCTCGACCATGTTCCGCACCGACCCGCAGCACCTCGCCTGGGTGCTGGAGAATCTGGTCGCGGGGCAGGTCGTGAACCCGATCAAGGTGCCCGAGCCCGACGCCAGCGAGGCGCGCAAGGCGCTGGAGCTGATGCTCGAGGTCTCGGCCAGAATGGCCACCCCGGCCAAGCCCCCGCTTCCGGTCGACTGACCAGCCCTTCCCCCCGGATCGAGTCCGGGGCAAGGCAGAAGGCGCTACAACGGGCGGGGGCCTGGCCTGCCCGGCCTCCCAACATCTGGGGCTGCAGCCCCCGCTGCGCTACAATGCGCGCCTCGAAACCGCACCCGGGAGCCCGTCCAGATGTTCAGCGAGTCCCTGCGTATCGCCGGCTATGACGACGAACTGGCGGCCGCCATCGCGGCCGAGCGCCGGCGGCAAGAGGCACACATCGAGCTGATCGCCTCCGAGAACTACGCCAGCCCGCGTGTACTGGAGGCCCAGGGCTCGGTGCTGACCAACAAGTACGCCGAGGGCTACCCGGGCAAGCGTTACTATGGCGGTTGCGAGCACGTGGACGTGGCCGAGCAGCTGGCCATCGACCGCGTCAAGCAGCTGTTCGATTGCGATTACGCCAACGTGCAGCCGCATTCCGGCGCCCAGGCCAACGCCGCGGTGTTCATGGCGCTGGTCAATCCCGGCGACACCGTGATGGGCATGAACCTGGCTCAGGGCGGGCACCTGACCCACGGCCACCCGGCCAATTTCTCCGGCAAGCACTACAAGGTCGTGCCCTACGGCCTGGACCCCGCCACCGGCGTGATCAACTACGACGAGATGGAACGTATCGCGCTGGAAACCAGACCGAAGCTGCTGATCGGCGGCTTTTCGGCCTATTCGCGGGTCAAGGACTGGGCACGCATGCGCGCCATCGCCGACCAGGTCGGCGCGATGTTCTGGGTGGACATGGCGCATGTCGCCGGCCTGATCGCGGCGGGCGAGTACCCCAGCCCGCTGCCGCACGCGCACGTCGTCACCAGCACCACGCACAAGACCCTGCGCGGCCCGCGCGGCGGCATCATCCTGGCCAAGGGCCAGGGCGAGGACTTCTACAAGAAGCTCAACTCCGCCGTATTCCCGGGCATCCAGGGCGGGCCGCTGATGCATGTCATCGCCGCCAAGGCGGTGGCCTTCAAGGAAGCGCTGCAGCCGGACTTCCGCGACTACCAGAAGCAGGTCGTCAAGAACGCCCGGGCCATGGCGGAAGTCATGCTCCAGCGCGGCTACAAGATCGTGTCCGGCGGCACCGACAACCACCTGTTCCTGGTGGACCTGATCGGCCGCAACACCACCGGCAAGGACGCCGAGGCCGCGCTCGGCCGCGCGCACCTGACGGTCAACAAGAATTCCGTGCCGGGCGACCCGCGCTCGGCCTTCGTCACCTCGGGTCTGCGCATCGGCTCGCCGGCCTCGACCACGCGCGGCTTCAGGGAGGCCGAGATGCGCCAGGTCGCGGGCTGGATCTGCGACGTGCTGGATGCGCTGGAGGCCGGCCAGGCGGACGGCGTGATCGAGCGCGTGCGCCGCGAGGCCGAGGCGCTGTGCGCGCGCTTCCCGGTGTATGGTTGAGGCTATGCGCATTCCCGTCATGCCGGCGAAAGCCGGCATCCAGTGC harbors:
- a CDS encoding thrombospondin type 3 repeat-containing protein; amino-acid sequence: MSIRRFAIDRIRAAAGLAAAVLLAACGSSGVGEGNTLASLRIVDASGNQPAGVLEIPRCVPTQLRVFGTFDDGGVEDISQRVGLSWSSSNAAGIPISNGGAGSDFAKGVVTPSGAVGGTAIIRAEFGSLSATQEVRIQAARLEITSAQSQTAIGDLRLPLFLTGIFGAPGAQTRVDISDRVEWQSSDTSIATVEAQSLDSRTLRFFIVPKKTATSGTVDTVTITADTGIAACGADGRPSFAFKVHNKALTALTVSPAGPLTLPPQVSLPLTVQARYGDFLQDVTGLVRYSAVDPANPSQASLRARFTGNRVLALSQGSATLKTVLDQFGAEGDGTNDVAGNDVTLNVNTATLRTDLSPPVALQISPQNPSMISGTTLAFNATGQFTDGNSYDLSQDVFWSSSDTDVAVFGSLLRNLITALESSSTPVVVTALRGGFCDTDTATTLPACPTTNLTTNASLASLAITDGEGNACSPCTVPLGGAAQLQAIGSLSGGGTQDLTSAVIWESDASATAIVSNASGLTGRALGLAAGNATVRARFGSVTSPDATLSVIQDADGDGVADAQDLCPNTPPGASVNDDGCEDTDGDGVIDASDNCPNVANADQANTDGAADGGDACDADDDNDGDADSADNCPLVANADQLNTDGDAQGDACDTDDDNDGVADGSDQCPVQAAGSNPSNSRPGCPCNNPNPLPIGPACLE
- the nadA gene encoding quinolinate synthase NadA, with protein sequence MAATALAIQHFADLDDDSCEARILAAKQALGKRVVILGHHYQRDEVFRHADYTGDSLKLSQHAAQSDAEYIVFCGVHFMAEVADILSRPEQVSILPDLAAGCSMADMANLAKVNRCWKELAEVLDPDETVTPVTYINSAADLKAFCGRHGGIVCTSSNARPILEWAFSRREKVLFFPDQHLGRNTGYRMGIPLDEMLLWDFEKPRGGLTEEQIRKAKIILWKGHCSVHQMFQPAHIDNFRKQHPDGKVISHPENAFEVCEKSDYVGSTEYILNTVRASKPGTHWLVGTELNLVNRLHHEMRPKGVMVQFMSPVVCMCSTMFRTDPQHLAWVLENLVAGQVVNPIKVPEPDASEARKALELMLEVSARMATPAKPPLPVD
- the glyA gene encoding serine hydroxymethyltransferase, whose amino-acid sequence is MFSESLRIAGYDDELAAAIAAERRRQEAHIELIASENYASPRVLEAQGSVLTNKYAEGYPGKRYYGGCEHVDVAEQLAIDRVKQLFDCDYANVQPHSGAQANAAVFMALVNPGDTVMGMNLAQGGHLTHGHPANFSGKHYKVVPYGLDPATGVINYDEMERIALETRPKLLIGGFSAYSRVKDWARMRAIADQVGAMFWVDMAHVAGLIAAGEYPSPLPHAHVVTSTTHKTLRGPRGGIILAKGQGEDFYKKLNSAVFPGIQGGPLMHVIAAKAVAFKEALQPDFRDYQKQVVKNARAMAEVMLQRGYKIVSGGTDNHLFLVDLIGRNTTGKDAEAALGRAHLTVNKNSVPGDPRSAFVTSGLRIGSPASTTRGFREAEMRQVAGWICDVLDALEAGQADGVIERVRREAEALCARFPVYG
- a CDS encoding DUF502 domain-containing protein, which encodes MSRHKHYIRRWLFAGLMVLVPLGITLFVVDFLVGLVDKSLLLVPPALRPEALLGFSVPGIGIVLILLLVLAVGFLADNFIGARVVRWAESMLGRVPLVRSVYSGSKQLADMVLGEGGTSFRQVILVEYPRKGLWTIAFITGGPLWEAREKTGRELATVFVPTTPNPTSGFIILVPREDILTLDMSVEEAMRMIISLGVATPDATPVPAGQRTAAKSKA
- the aspS gene encoding aspartate--tRNA ligase, with amino-acid sequence MRSHSCGDLTEALVGQCVTLAGWVNRRRDHGGVIFIDLRDRSGLVQLVFDPDRPEVFALAERLRNEYVVRVAGSVRLRPEGTRNPRLPTGMVEVLGTELEILNRAEPPPFQLDDDSVSEETRLRYRYIDLRRPQMQRQLLLRARIVRSLRTYLDEAGFVETETPILTRATPEGARDYLVPSRTHPGHFFALPQSPQLFKQLLMMAGLERYYQIARCFRDEDLRADRQPEFTQLDIETSFLDEQQIMALVEDMIRRLFAEVLAVALPDPFPRMTYAEAMARYGSDKPDLRIPLELVEVGDLVRDSEFKVFAGPAADPQGRVAVLRVPGGGDLSRSVIDDYTDFVKQFGAKGLAYVKVVSVAQGRDGLQSPILKFLSDAAVTGILARSGAADGDLLFFGADKARIVNEALGALRLRVGRDRGLVDTGWKPLWVVDFPMFEWDDKERRWQALHHPFTAPRVDSVEALVANPGEAVSRAYDMVLNGTELGGGSVRIHRNELQQAVFDILGITREEAQQKFGFLLEALRYGTPPHGGLAFGIDRLVMLMTGANSIREVIAFPKTQSAHCPLTDAPGTVTPAQLRELGLRLKPEPGRA
- a CDS encoding zinc ribbon domain-containing protein, whose amino-acid sequence is MPIYEYLCRACGRETERLQKLSDNPLTDCPDCGQPSLVRKISAPSFRLKGGGWYETDFKSDKEKKRNLAGDAAKPSETKPDGAAAKSEAKPAPAAAQPATAGKTESA